In the Corvus cornix cornix isolate S_Up_H32 chromosome 18, ASM73873v5, whole genome shotgun sequence genome, one interval contains:
- the FAM20A gene encoding pseudokinase FAM20A isoform X1, translating to MPGPRRDRPAVLLLLGALLAADLYFHLWPRARRELGGLSPGCPCPAPPAPRPPPRAPRAAPALRRLFAHPLYRTAPPGPAEPLLGAREALRYYRRKAARWNRRHKLYREELNLTPPAAPLPLRPDASWLQFHLGISRDGLYPRSSPAVTRLLRDMQEFPIISADYSQDEKALLGACDCSQIVKPSGVHLKLVLRFQDFGKAMFKPMRQKREEETPEDFFYFVDFQRHNAEIAAFHLDRILDFRRVPPTVGRLINVTKEILEVTKNEVLQSVFFVSPASNVCFFAKCPYMCKTEYAVCGNPHLLEGSLSAFLPSLNLAPRLSIPNPWIRSYSFDGKEEWEVNPLYCNTVREIYPYSNSNRLLNIVDMAIFDFLTGNMDRHHYEMFTKFGDDGFLLHLDNAEGLGGIPTMKSPSWLHSPSAA from the exons AtgccggggccgcggcgggaCCGCCCggccgtgctgctgctgctcgggGCGCTGCTGGCCGCCGACCTCTACTTCCACCTCTGGCCGCGGGCGCGgcgggagctgggggggctctcCCcgggctgcccctgccccgcgccccccgcgccgcgcccgccgccccgcgccccccgcgccgcccccgcgctGCGCCGCCTCTTCGCCCACCCGCTGTACCGCaccgccccgccgggccccgccgaGCCGCTGCTGGGCGCCCGCGAAGCCCTGCGCTACTACCGGCGGAAGGCGGCTCGCTGGAACAG GAGACACAAGCTCTACAGGGAGGAGCTCAACCTGACCCCCCCGGCGGCGCCGCTGCCGCTCCGGCCCGACGCCAGCTGGCTGCAGTTCCACCTGGGCATCAGCCGGGATGGGCTCTACccccgctccagccccgccGTCACCAGGCTGCTCCGGGACATGCAGGAATTCCCCATCATCAGCGCCG ACTACAGCCAGGACGAGAAGGCGCTGCTGGGAGCCTGTGACTGCAGCCAGA tcGTGAAGCCCAGCGGTGTGCACCTGAAGCTGGTCCTCAGGTTCCAGGATTTTGGGAAAGCCATGTTCAAGCCCATGAG GCAGAAACGTGAGGAGGAGACTCCAGAGGACTTTTTCTACTTCGTGGACTTCCAGCGGCACAACGCCGAGATCGCCGCCTTCCACCTGGACAG GATCCTGGATTTCCGGAGGGTGCCGCCCACAGTGGGGAGGCTGATCAATGTCACCAAGGAGATCCTGGAGGTCACCAAGAACGAGGTCCTGCAGAGCGTCTTCTTCGTGTCACCAG CCAGCAACGTCTGCTTCTTCGCCAAGTGCCCGTACATGTGCAAGACAGAGTACGCCGTGTGTGGGAACCCTCACCTCCTGGAAGgctccctctctgccttcctgccATCCCTCAACCTGGCCCCACGGCTCTCCATCCCCAACCCATGGATCCGCTCCTACTCGTTCGATGGAAAAGAGGA GTGGGAAGTGAACCCTCTCTACTGCAACACGGTGAGGGAGATCTACCCCTACAGCAACAGCAACCGGCTGCTCAACATCGTGGACATGGCCATATTCGACTTCCTAACAG GGAACATGGACCGGCACCACTACGAGATGTTCACCAAGTTTGGGGACGATGGCTTCCTCCTGCATCTGGACAATGCCGAGG GTTTGGGCGGCATTCCCACGATGAAATCTCCATCCTGGCTCCACTCTCCCAGTGCTGCAT
- the LOC120410984 gene encoding putative uncharacterized protein DDB_G0287183, which produces MVMVVMVVVGGDGSDGGGDGGGGDGGDGGDGGSGDGGDGGGDGSDGVMAMVVVVMVVMVVVMAVMAMVVVVMVVVMAVMAVMVLVMAVVAVVMVLVVAVMVVVMVMVVAVMAMVVVVMVAHPLALVSSQLLRAQESGQILSHLAVNLHS; this is translated from the exons ATGGtgatggtggtgatggtggtggttgGTGGCGATGGCAgtgatggtggtggtgatggtggtggtggtgatggtggtgatggtggCGATGGTGGCAgtggtgatggtggtgatggtggtggtgatggCAGTGATGGcg TGATGGcaatggtggtggtggtgatggtggtgatggtggtggtgatggCAGTGATGGcaatggtggtggtggtgatggtggtggtgatggCAGTGATGGCGGTGATGGTGCTGGTGATGGCGGTGGTGGCGGTGGTGATGGTGCTTGTGGTGGcggtgatggtggtggtgatggtgatggtggtggCAGTGATGGcaatggtggtggtggtgatggtg GCTCATCCCTTGGCTTTGGtgagctcccagctgctcagggctcAGGAATCTGGGCAGATCCTCTCCCACTTGGCAGTGAACTTGCACAGCTAA